A single Diceros bicornis minor isolate mBicDic1 chromosome 7, mDicBic1.mat.cur, whole genome shotgun sequence DNA region contains:
- the ATP5MG gene encoding ATP synthase subunit g, mitochondrial, whose translation MAQFVRNLAEKAPALVNAAVTYSKPRLATFWHYAKVELVPPTPAEIPTAIQSLKKIVNSAQTGSFKQLTVKEALLNGLVATEVWMWFYVGEIIGKRGIIGYNV comes from the exons ATGGCCCAGTTTGTCCGCAACCTGGCAGAGAAGGCCCCGGCGCTGGTGAACG ctgCTGTGACTTATTCGAAGCCTCGATTGGCCACGTTTTGGCACTATGCCAAAGTTGAGCTGGTTCCTCCAACCCCTGCTGAGATCCCCACAGCTATTCAGAGCTTGAAAAAAATAGTCAATAGTGCTCAAACTGGTAGCTTCAAACAGCTCACAGTTAAG GAAGCTCTGCTGAATGGTTTGGTGGCCACTGAGGTGTGGATGTGGTTTTATGTCGGCGAGATCATAGGCAAGCGTGGCATCATTGGCTATAATGTTTGA